Within Porites lutea chromosome 2, jaPorLute2.1, whole genome shotgun sequence, the genomic segment TTTTCTGCTTCCCTTTCTGGCGAGACAGAACGCTGCCTCGTGGAGCAGGGTCGTCGGTGTCGGGAAAATCTTGTTAGAATCATTCACGTCAGAAGATACGCAAGAAACAGATCTCATAGCCACGGAAGAACTCGTGCAAGGTCTTACCTTCGACAAGTACAACGAGGGAATTTATTGCAAAATCGTCAccaaaatgaaagaaaactttgaaagaACAATATACAAAATTGCAACTTGTGACCACATTCCAGATCACATCCGTGACTCGCTCTTGGATGGAATGGACGGTGAGGTGAACCAAGAAGTTATCCGAGAATTTTAAGAAAGTTCCAGAAAGGTCCTTTATGGAAGGACCATCACTGTCAAACGTGAAGACTCTACAATCGATTTAGCTTACGCTATATTTTCCTTGGAATTTAAACTGCcatcaaagaaaattgagaaacgACACAGAACGAAGTTCCTTGGACTAATTACTTATGGATCCCATACCGCTGTCCGCTTTGAAGAACCAAATTTATCAGAGAAGGACAAAGAACATTTTCGATTTCTACCGCATGAAGTTTCGCAAGGGATTTAAGAAGGAATATCCAAGTGTAGCAACTGAAACTAGAAGTGAACTGTGAACTGTCGACGTAAACCATATCATTAGCGATGTgcctcttttttgtttatttcttgcGACTGACACAAGTGGCAATCAGGGCACAATCAGTAGTTACATGTAGATCTATCCGTATACATATCTGTCTCATTTCGCTAGAACGTAGCCACTAGATTTTCGCCTGCGCCCGGCACAAGGCCAGTCCGGTGTCGAAAATAGTAGGGGGCTTCCCGGCTTGGTCGGTAGAGCTGGATAGCCATggactgccctaacagtgggtgggtggatcaggCCTGGGGGTCAAAACTAGTGGGATAGGGAGGGGGCTGTTTTGACACAAACCCTTCAGTAAGCAGCAGTGTTCAGTAGAGGCTTTTACCTTGTTCTTACCAAGTACCTTGTTCTTAATTTGccctagccagctgaatcaggcctctgctTAGAATGATTATCATGGTAATAGCAGAGCTCATTGGGAGGTGCAGACGGTCACCCATTGTCCTGGGTGGGAGGGATAGGGCCTgtagacactcactgaagccatgttttcataAATTCAATCAGATATATACTAGGCGAAGCTTTGAAGTAGAGCTAAGTAGAGATTTTGAGATTCATATTTGTAAGGTATGGTAATCGACTTTAATAAAAGTGCTTTCAAGGGTGTTTGTCTTTCTCGGGAAACCAAACCATGTTCGCATGAAAgaatcaagttttttttaaaagcactgCAAAGGGCTTAGTGAACACGAGGTTTGTCAGTACCACTGTCTCTGTCTGCCATTTGGTGCCCAGACTAACCAGCTTTCCTCGTCTGTAGTATGTACCTGTAGTATGCCGTTATAATCGATTTTAACTGCATTTTTTTTCCGCGTTAAGGGAAAGCATCTGTGACGTCCTAAAAACGTTATCGACCTTAGAGACAGGTGGATCCCGTGAATAAAGTTTAGTGGCCTGCTTTATTATTAGTAGTCCCTTAACTTGTTAGCTTTGTCCGCGGTTGCAACAAATGCAATGTGCTCTAAGGTAAGCTTGCCTCGCCTTAAATTGTGATTTACGGACTGTTGTCTTGCATTGAAACTATTAATGTAGGTAGTAAAACAATTTTCATCGTAAACTCCACCTCTATGGCACACGCGGGGAAAACTAAGATATAGACGAAAATAATATTTCCGCATCTGCGAAGAAGTGCAGCAGATGTAGGGTTTTACCGCTGAGGAGAGTAGCTAGGAAGGAACAAAAAAACGAAATCCTGAAAAGACCTCTTGGGGCATGAAAGTATTCGAGGGCGATCTGATGACAGTATGGCATATAAATACTAAACTCAATACCCTTCCCTTGAGGGAAAACGTGCCAATACTTCGCGCGCGAGTCCATGTCTGCGCAAAAATATCAACGACAACACTGTTCATTGAGTGGTATATTACCACACGTTAGCTGACCCCTAAACCCCCAAGCAAAAACGGTATTCATGCCCGTGTTTGAACAATTACCGGCTGATAAACGGCTGAGATAGCGTACTGAATAGTAGCAAACATCTATCTATCCCCATACATCGCATTTCCCTTGGACGTCCTTGCCATTACCTTTTAATATTTagatatttctttttctgtaaattttatggcaaaacaaaaattttggaCAATAGCTTGAGTAACGAGTGGCCCTAATAATGTgcagtgtgtgtgtgtgttttattttttgcaaagaaaagagTAAatagaaaccattaaaaaaatgGAACAGGCACGGTTCTGAGTCCGATTCCTAAGTCTCACTATTGATAAAACCCCTTGTCTGCGTGGCAATTGTTGCAATTAATTGTAAAAGGTGTAGATTTCTCTCACAGATAGATGTTTGATGTCTCTTTTTATCTGTCCATTTTTTCTTATTCCTTCTTTTCATTGAGTTTAATTCCATGTCCATTCGGGGAGGGGGCTGGGTAGAGGGAAGGGCAGGGTTCAAAGTGGTCCCTCTGTGCTTTTCTCTTCCCTCCTTTCGTCGTAGAAATATTTTCCCATTTTATTGGGTTTCTTTTCTACTTCTTTCTTCCTACTGTACATCAATGATATTTACAAGTCCTCTTCGTTATTTGCCTTTTGCCTATTTGCTGACGATACTAGTATAATACTTGGAAATAACAACCTAACGGAACTCGAAACACTTGTTAATCGCGAGCTTGGCAACGTCAACGAATGGCTAAAGGCCAACAAACTGTCTttgaacataaaaaaatcaaactttgtaATCTTTCGTCTCCGGCAAAAGAATATGCCCTTCATACCTAGGATCATAATTCTTGACTCCATGACTAACACCTACgcaaaccttgaaatgaaagattatgtaaaatatcttgGCTCAATGATTGATTCAAATCTTTCATTGAAATACCACATCGAATCTATCTGTCACAAAATCAGCAAGTCGATAGGAATTACAGCTAAGGTTCGACATTATGTCCCTCctcgtgttttactttcagtttatAATTCATTAATTGTCCCTTACTTGACTTTTGGTATTTGTGGTTGGGGAAACTGTGCcttgacatttcaaagaaataCCGTTAACTCTACAAAAACGGGCCTTACGTCTCATTTACTTCAGTAAATTGCCTTCCCCTGCCTAGCCTATTTTTCAGAGATTGTAGCTATTTATTGTATGATATCGACAGACAGACAGCACCAGTTAGTATACTCAATCAGTTCGTTAAAAcaagtcagattcataactacAAAACAAGATCTGTCTCTAGCGACTCGTTTTATGTTAAGTTCTCTGGAACCGATAAAATGTATGCTTTTTTCACGAGAATCGATGCCCAATTTTGGAACTCTATTCCTTATTCGATTAAAGTACTTAAACTTTCgtcctttcgtaaaaaaaatatagggcttattactaaatttcttgcggtcagaagatgattatgtcgaagtctcccgtcttattaagttatttaatactttaagttagcctctcttcgtaatcgGTATGTACTTGCCTTattttatgttagtttattttatttactgtatagtagtgtcttccctgttatttagtccatctatatataaatcttgtacttgtaatatgtcttcagctccccccgcctcgattagtttataagctatttgcgggtgggaaaataatgttaataaatagttatttttccaattttcaataaaatttgttgttgttgtttctgttgtttctCTGTTTGAGTCTTTTCCCATCTTTTCATCCCTGCCTATTAATTTCATGTAGTATTACTCGAAATGGCTTGAAATGAaacccaagaaaaaaaagaactccTTTAATTTACTTTAAGCTGCTTTTCAACTCCAGTAGCACATATCCATCGCCATTATTCAGACCTCTTATTGGCCGCACATCGCCAATGAAATACGAACCACCTCCTCCTGCTTGACTACCAAGCGAGGTTGCAAACACACCTCCACCAGAATATCCCCCTCCGCCCCCTCCAAAGTAGTTAGATGCTGCACCTCCCCCACCCAAACCACCATTCCCATTGCCAGTCCCTCCGAAACCTCCATTCATAAACGACAGACCACCTTGTTGACACTTTTGAGACGTGCACGCGTTCATGGAAGTAATGAACAGGCAACACGAACCGTTTCCATAAAAGCCGCCACCTGCTCCAGCGCTGTTTTGGTGTGTACCGTTTACAATTCCGCCAAGACCGTTAATGCCACCAAACACGCTCCCGGTTTCGTTAGCTTGACCATTTTCTCCGGGCTTTGAAGTTATGTATCCACCTCCACCGCCACCGCCCCCAGCTGCTGCTAGAAGGTTGTAGTTCTCTTCTGTAATAAACGTTCCACCTCCTCCTCCGGCAGCCATTGTTCCTTTAACGCCCCTCTGACCAATCAAAATACGGAGTCGAGTTCCCTTGTTTAGTTTTAATATTCCACTTAAAACGGCACCGTGACCTCCATGCTGAGAGGCATTCCCTCCAGACGCCCCCGCTAAGGTGAGAGTGTAAAAGGCTGAAAATGGCACAGTCCATATCTGTATTCCTTTATCCAGTGTTACTCTTCCATTCAGGGTAGTGTTAGCGTAACCAGATGTCGATGTTGGTCCAGAGTTGCCTTGCTTACCCAGGTTTGTAAAGCGAAAAGAAATCGCTAAAAGAGAAATGTACCATTCACAACGTTACTACTCCTCCgagtgttcacactataccgaatagcttttgaccggcacgaaaaccatagcGGGTAGGGCTTCTGTTCAGACATAATAACGGTGATTTCTGACTCGCcaatctctaaagtggagactCACATATCGGATAGATGTTAGCAAGAAACGAAATAGCTTTTCCTGTCGGCACGAAAGGTTATTCGGTGTAGTGTGAACAGAGCCTAAGTTACTGATCATGCAGAATATTTTTCCAACTTCCGAGTGGTCTCCAATCACGCAGAGGGGAGGTACGTTTTTCAATAATCCTGTTTCCTGGTTGAGAAagtaaattttataaaaatattgatgacggtgatgttgatgatgatgatgatgatagtgataacgataatgataattataatcattattatcatcatcatcatcatcatcatcatcatcatcatcatcatcatcatcatcataatcatattAATCATAATCAATCATAATTTAGACCGAAGGACAAGAAAGTTACTAACCATAAATGGAGTCTTTCATCCCCGAGATTGTGTGGGACGACTTTATGCGCCAAGGAAGGACGAAGAAAGAGACCTGATTTCCGTAGAGGATTGTGTCATTCAAGCAAGTATATCGTTAGAAAGTTATGTCCAATCCAGTGGGGAGGAACTATTGAAAACTGTCAGTAGGGAAGGGGTTGAGAGTCAAGAAACGGCTGCTGTCTTTAAAACAAGGAGACGAAATGAAAATATTCAAGAATAGAAAGGAAAACCGTTTTATGGGTAATTTGTGGGAAGGGGTGAAGGCTAAAGAAGTGAGGAAACCTAGGCTTGGTTGAGAGAAGGAAAGCTTAAGAGAGAAAACGAAGCTCTTATCGTCACCGCACAAGATCAAGCTATACGTATAGATTAGGTGAAAGCAAAAAATCGACTAGTCGCAGGTTGACCCCAAGTGTAGCCACATTGCAAGTTCATGTCCGAAACTATCACACAGTGGCTAAGGCGATCTATTGGAATCTGGCAGTAAAGTGTGGGTTTGAGCGAAATGAAAGGTGGTATGACCATGTCCCGGAAACGTGCTTGAAAATAACGACTATAAACTTTTGTGGAATTTTAGTGTTTGAAAAGACCATGAAATTGGCACCAGGAGACCGGATTTTGTGATAACTGACAAGAAAGACAAGAGCTGTAAAATTATAGTTATGGCAATTCGAGAGGATGGACAGGTGAGAGAAAAAGGAAGATGAGAAAGTTGAAAAGTATCTAGATTTATCTTTCGAGAAAAGCTCGAAAAATGTGGAATGTAATGACAAAGGTGATTTCCGCAGGTGGAAATGAGGGGCATTAGGGTCAATACCAACAATTTGAAAAACAACCTGAGGGTTATTGAATTAAAAATCTCTGTGAGAATGATGCACTGTTGGGGTCAGCAAGAATTTTTGAAAGAACTCGAGATGCAGACGAGAGGAAAGCAAACAGACTGTGTTCCTTGGATTTCCTGAGAAGAAACCAGCTGCAGCATCATCTTcttatttcaataataataataataataataataataataataataataataataataataatagtaatagtcataataataacaataattataatgacaattacaatgataataataataatttattttagtattagtataggtaatagcatgatttgtagttatatttggaataaataccacgagtgatatttcaaaattgttatacgtaatttcacgagccgttaggcgagtgaaatttgagacaattttgaaatatcacgagtggtatttatgccaaatatcacgtacaaatcatgcaattatttgtttatactgctacatgagaaattttttgTAACGCCATCCGTTTATTTTGTGACGCGTATTTTGATTGACAGTGTACAACATGTGATATCATGTGATCCAAAATCAAAACTTACAACAAGATCGATTGCAAACACGCGTAAAGAAAGAACATCAAAGTTAATCAAAGTTTGAGTTTTCGAAAATTTGTCTCAATGAAAGTCGTTCAGAATTAGATTTTAACATCTACTGCTGCTGATCGGCGTTTCCCAGCTTGCTTGCGATGTTATAATTTATGGTAACTTGACAGCCATGGAAATGGTTAACGGTCGCAGACCTCTCATCATTCATGAGGAAAGTGTTCGCCACAGCTGTGTTTACAGCATCTAATCTTTCAAGCGGTTGACGAACTCTGCTGGATTGTGCCGTTGCACACTCTGCATTGATGATTGAAGAAATGAGTGGCTGTTCTTTCTCATCGCCTTCCTCATAATCTGCAAGGTACCTTTCATTGGTATGGCCTGTCACGCCGATAATCGCTGACCGCGCGGTTGATTTGCAGCTTTCAGCTTCTTCACCAAGGTTTTGCGAGCACTGTGGTTTGTGAGCTTTTTGCCTTGTATGTCTGATTGACTTGCCATATTCTTCATAAAAGAATTAATACTCTTGACGTCCATTCTTTGACGCTTATACCACACTTGGGTCTTTGGTCGTTCATTCAAGGCAAGATAGAATGGACCACTGTTTCGCATTTCTTCGGGTCTTCTTTCCACAaatgttttgaacaattttacaGGGCATCTCTGTCCACCGGTAGCAAACATCTTGGGTTGAACGACTCTTCGTTTCTTGCGAAGTCCACCTTGGCGAGTTTTCGTGGAGTTTTCCTCGTAAGTTAAGAATTCAATACCATTATCGTCggtactgaaggcaaaatcttcAACGTACATGTCTTGGTGCTCCTGACAGCCCCTCAAACCAAAGTGCTGGGTGAGCAAGAACCACATGGTCTGTATCAGTGACTGTGGAGAATGGCTTCTAAGCACTCCTTTGGACCACAGCAACTTTTCGTCTTGAGAAGTGAGTGCCTTTGCAGCCTTTGGCCTTTTTCCGAAACCTTCTTGACGAAGAAGCCTTACTTTTCCTTCAAGTACTTTTCT encodes:
- the LOC140926747 gene encoding uncharacterized protein; this encodes MLTSKVTVVIFALIGNLARCSCWDRATNARYFDGAVFVRHKSALKTDIIRKMKIVSEIKCSQACLSENSCVAHTYCRTPSSPDKGTCYLHQNGIPEGEASVLDKKDKCIYQQYIGFTEATCTRQCNNKGKCFYDYSNKRYSCRCIPPHFGTYCEKTQAISFRFTNLGKQGNSGPTSTSGYANTTLNGRVTLDKGIQIWTVPFSAFYTLTLAGASGGNASQHGGHGAVLSGILKLNKGTRLRILIGQRGVKGTMAAGGGGGTFITEENYNLLAAAGGGGGGGGYITSKPGENGQANETGSVFGGINGLGGIVNGTHQNSAGAGGGFYGNGSCCLFITSMNACTSQKCQQGGLSFMNGGFGGTGNGNGGLGGGGAASNYFGGGGGGYSGGGVFATSLGSQAGGGGSYFIGDVRPIRGLNNGDGYVLLELKSSLK